The following is a genomic window from Ictalurus furcatus strain D&B chromosome 14, Billie_1.0, whole genome shotgun sequence.
gaccacatcaaaatattttgattttactcatttatttatttaaagttatattgtgccttgttggtagcctgtgcctgctggaatgaaaaaaaatgttcagtgttaaataaatattttgaaattgtagtttttgtaattgatttttgctttgaaaagcaagacaaaatagtaaaaagcacattttgactatttaatttatgcaatggtgaaaaaaaatggtaaaataaatgcaaaaatcatgaaaaaacGTGTTCGTTTTATGGCCTTCGGCTTTCggacaagtttttcattatattcggtttcggcttcggccaagaattttcattttggtgcatccctagctgtgacaactgttttcttgtttaaaccttgaacaagttaacaatttctACTGTTATTGTTACGAGTCCTgtttaaaaagagccgacgctgtcttctgacatttttttctgaggttGTCTGCACCAGTCCCGCTGCAGTATGGGATTTTTTGACTTGCGTACTGTACATCAGTTGCctactgcaaaatctcaccagaagcagtacaccatccgggtatttctcacctacagtttctcacctactgagaattcagatATACTACCCCTCTgccgtactgcttttcgcctactgtgtatCCAAGGAGATAACACACAGGTACAGCCCTGTCTGTCTTCCTCAGCCTGTTTCTCATACTGCACAATAAAGTCATTAAAGTTAATTGTGTGAATTTAGAAGGCTAACTACACAGAATAGCATAGTCTCTTGTAATAGTTTTAACACAGCGTTACAACCTTCCCCTGTGCAGAACTGAGATTCGGCCTCTGTGATTCAACTACTGATGACTAGCCTGTACTAGTTTTGTGTACTTTTTCTGTCAGGGAATGAGAGGTGAGACGGATGCAGCTGCAGTTAAAGCGTTGTATCTTTTTtcagaggcaggcagacaaatccaagaATGTTCAGCAAGATCAAGTTCAACAAACAGGTTAAAGTCAGGCGATGAACAGACACGGTCAACTGGACTAAGGCGAAACACTAGCAGACATCAAGAAACAAAGACTTAGTACAGACAGGCGGGGAAACACTGAACAATAATTCATGTGGAACAGAGAAACACAAGGgtttaaataaactaataaactaaTTACAAAATAACAAACTAATTAAAGGGTGAACTGAATAACAATGTAATTGTAACAATGTGCACAACTCAATTTGCATGAAAGGTTAAGAAGGTTAACGTTGGAGGTGGGGTTAGCATGGTGGGGTTAGCATGGTGGGGTTAGCATTAATAAGACAAACGATGTCAGCAGCATATTGGATATGTTAATGGAACAGGATGTAGGGAGTCGTGGCTAAAAGTTAAAAGGGACAGGTAGTGAGAACACGTACTAGAAATAGAAGGGTTTAAAAAACATCACAAGTTCACTGAGGATGTACGTGAGAAATGGCcgaatgtgtttattttacagctgCTGTTTGGTGAGATCATATATATTAGTAAATTACTGGATAGAAGTAAAGTATAGAAATAAAAACTTCTAATTCATACTCTAAAGAAGTAAGTGCACTATATGTGAGATAAAATGCTTCTTAATGACTGTATAGATGGTTTATAGAGTGAGACTGTCTATaaaacagtgtgtgttgtgttgttatagtaaaatactaagtggtggtgtggtgtgatgaagcagagtaaCCACCtcagagtttattattttcccataacagcacgtccccaagtgTGTTCTTCATGTTCTATCAGCAATTTGACAACATTTATTGTTCTTAAAATTTATTAGAGaacaacacatcaaacttttTATCTAGTTACATTCccgggagaaaaaaaaatatgggctAGGCCCAAAATGGCAAAGTATTAAGCGTTTAAtgatcttaacaacaaatcattgttCAGGAAATTATcctgaattaaacaaatagataaagtaacttGGTATGGAATAACTTTTccatttgatttctttaaatgtttaaactttgTAGGTAAAGTTGTGaacatcttttttattttttattttatttttactttatttaaattttttacaccCAGAcatgttagtttgaattttacatcgaacatttgaatcattatcatgattttacttTTGCGTACAAGAAGATATAGGGGAAAATTTGATCACAACGGTCATTAATCTACTGTCGGGGAACACGTCAAATTAccgatcaaagactacagattttggcccaggattataggaatcttttaggattctcaaaatttgtctcagacatttattaatttattcatcagACGACTAAATCATGGCCAAAATCCTACAGTGTGAACCAGCTTAAGTATTTATACTCAGCTGTTGCTTATAAATCCAAACATTTCGGCATATTGCAGCTAAATATCAGTTAAAACAAtatgatttatgatttattctGCTAGCATGGATCTGTCCCTCTTCTGACATACGCTCAGGGTCTTATTGTGGTAAAATGTTTTTCCTTCAGCCTGCTAGGATGTTCATGTTAGCATTGTTGGTGGATggtgtaaagaaaataaactgataaaatgaTGAATGTGCTCGGATCTGTACGCACCGTCTAAGAAGAACACCGGTGATGTGAGCAGATTATTGGACTGACAAAATACAGAACAGGATGTAGGACCGTGTGGCTAAAACCAGGTGTGAAACAGCAGCACTTGTCCTCAGAGCGctggagggagtgtgtgagaaatgGCCAAACTCCTGTCTACATTTCTTCTACAGATGCTGTTTGGTGAGTTCATACACACATTAGCAGATGATCAGATAGTAAACTATAAAAGACTGTTATTAGCCGCTGTAGCTGTGAAAGCGTGAGTAATGTTCAGGACTCTGAATGTATTAATGCACTATAGCTGGTttggacagtgatgatgaatcTGCTCTCTTGTTGTTCCTTCAGGTTTCTTTACACCGTGTCTCCTTGAGATCGCTTCAACTGATCATTTATCTGTCCATCCTGGAGAGAACATCACCCTGCTCTGTAACATCACTAATTATTCTGAGATATCGTGGTATCGACTGAGATCTGAGGAGGTGAAGCTGTTGATATCTGCTGAGAAATCTAAGCTGAAGAAAACCTTTTCCCTCAGTTATAATGTGAACGAGAGTCACTTTGATATAACAGAAAGCAGCAGTTCAGTCAGTTTAGTGATTATTGGAGTTAGAGAGACAGATCTGGGATTTTATTTCTGTGGAGGTCGAAACAGAACGACACACATTCAGTTTGGGAAACTCATCAGACTGGACTTTACAggtgggtgccaatactttattcAGTCTGATTATTgctatttaattttgttttagttcgtgtgtttatttttcataatattATTGATATCTTGTGTATTATTTCAAGGATTATTTTTATGAACAAACAGTAAAATCTCGTGCACCTGACACTCCAGACTTTTTAAAGTTCTGCTAATCTGGACATTATTTCCTCTCTTGCTTCAttttcttcaagggttctttattTTGTTCAGCCACACTTTAAAGAGCAGTATTGAGAATGTTGTTGAACTGTGAGGAGATCAGTTCAGTGTGGAGGAGAAAAGTGTTTCAAATAGTGACTCATGTCCCAAATTCATGACTGAGAGAAAccttaataaaagaaaaatataaggaGAGATATCAGTACAGATGTGGTGAGCTGAAACTATTGTGATgattaataaagcagaaaagaaaacacttttctctcggttattgttgttgttgtttattgttacaCAGTGTACAAGTGACAGCCTGATCGTTGTGTGTTTAACACTAAATTAAAGTTATAAAAGATATCAGAATGTCATCTGATACACTTTCCTCTCAGATACTTTACTGATATCTCTGTGTTCCTCTGTGTTTCAGCTGATCAGCATCATGAGACTGATCGTTCAGACACACAGCAGTCTGTAGGTCCTGCACTctgtggaattattattataatcctatcatgtgtgtgtgtggtctttgTTTCAATAAGCATCATCTGCTCCTCTCTGTACTGTTCCACGCTACAAGGTGAGAACTTACAGCCTGAAGACCAACATTTACACCGTTCACcctgtcacacacacttccttttaTTTATGACACTTCCTGTTGTTCCAGGCCGTACAGCAGCCCTTATACACTAGTGCAGAATGAATGTGTAATGAAAACGTTAGTTATTGTAAAAAGCTGTGTAGTGAAATCTGtgtgtttgacatttttgaGATTGTCGTCTTTGTCTATGTTAAATTCTCTTATTTTTCAGATAAGTGTTCTTCCACTGGGGACTCAAACGAGAAGGTACCAGAAAAAcgatgaaatgatgaaatgtaGTTGATGGAAGTCAGCGCTGAGATCATGTCACTATTAAAACAGACTAATAATGTCACATTATCAGATGTTTCTCTCTGCAGGAAGTGGACCTGCACGTGTCTGATTTGACCTCTGTGACCTACACAAGTGTCTCCTGACGGCCCAGAAATCATCAGCAGCATGAGGATCAGAATCAGCAGAGAACCTGCTACGATCCCATCGACCTCGCATACGTCAAGTACTCACTAATAATCCGTGTGGTCTGAAGATTAATGACTTCCTGTTCTGCCCCCAAAAGCATGTTATCTGGGTGATTCCCCAACTGTGCCGTCATTCAGCTCTCGTAACTCTTAAActtcaattttttaaatagttgttCAACAATGAATCGAGGAAAACGTTCATTTAACTATTCAAAAATGTCTTGacttcaaacaacaacaaaaataatttatttacaaggaTTCGTTGGTACATTTTGCTCTTAAAAGAGTTCCAAGGTTAAAAGTAGTGATGTTAAAGCTTCATGAAGAGTTGAAGCATTAAAGCCAGATGTGTTgaagatgtttgtttctttgggCTATAAGTGCACACTAGAGCTCTAGTGGTTAAAAGACTTTAGTCCAGTGTAACATGTAACACTGCACTGTGTGTACAGGCCAATACGAAGTAAATGACTGATATAATcaatatcaaataaatgaattgctGAAGGTGaattactgtgtttattttactccAGACAAAAGCCCAAAgctttatataaacacatgtGAAACGTGGACAGAGACGTGGTGCAGTTtcctgcttttatttctgtattttttttttttttaataaaccttatAATGCGAATAGTTCCACATTATTTGCACTGTTTTTATAGAACTTTAATCTGATCTTGTCTATAAGATTAAAATGTAGGGAGGAATATTATGTTTCAGCTGCTCAGTATTTCGTTAAACAGGCAGTGAATGGCTCTATTGAGATGGAATATGGCTTGTACAAAGTCAGAGggtgatgaagtgtgtgtgtgtgtttttgggggAAAGTGACTATTTCTACCTTGTAATTAATCcagattaatttaataaaatactgtAGTAACCTCAGGGCTAAAGCCACTACAACTTATTGTTAGCCAGTTATTTACCTTCTTTATTCTACactttattttgatatatttttctgCCCACTTTAAAGTGCTACTCATTGCAGAATGGTGCCGGTAGGTGGCGATATTTACTGAATGGAAGGAGAAAGTCATACATATAAATCTGAGTCCACAAAACAGGACAGGTCTcgaactttatttatatttttatttgaagagaGATTAAATGTCAGTTATCAGATTCTGATGGAGGGTTAAATCTTTCTTCTAATCCCTGTAAAACTCTTTAGATTTTAATATGGTCTGTTAAACCTGActgcaaattaattaaaaaaatatatatagaattaTAATAGACatattaaacattacagcattttattattactcCTCACTGAACATAGCAGATGGAAATATTAAGTGAGATCTTTTAAGTGTCTGAGTTtagattaaacaaacaaaaaaatctcacCTATTGTAATTTACCCAATTGTTGGTTATTTCCTGTTCAGGACATGTGGTTTTAGTATCATTGTGGTTTCAGTGTTTGATCAAAACAGGTCCTCAGGACCACAGTAACGTGTTTTATTCGGTTTCTGAATTCTAGATAAAGGTTTTCAGTATAATGACATGCCATGcttctatttatagttacatgtaatgctGTGCAAAGTATGCtgaacaagtcagttcctgttctcacttaggtcatagcagctataaacagttgttctctcagcagcctctattttttctttcacttaaacttaatgagacaaaaaaagtagtttgtcatgttaccaggaaaccacaaactcctctgtcataatcatcaacatttcctttatgtttttaatctgtttatatggAATGTTAGCCATaccagtccctgtgaatgagccgttactatagaaacaataacgtattagaatgagcacattaatgtaaacctgtgatttgcagctgcactactgtcagtgTAGTGAACAGTCacttcttgaagttgatgtgctggaagcagaacaaatgggcaagtgtaaggatctgagctaCTCTGACATTGGTCcaattgtgatgtctagacgactgggtcagtgCATCtgcaaaatggcaggtcttgtgtggtgtccccagtatgcagtggttagtacctaccaaaagtggtctaaggaaggacaactggtgagctggtgacagggtcatggtcatccaaggctcattgatgtgtgtggggagaaggctagcccgtctggtccgatcccacagaagagctactgtagcacaatctgttgaaaaagttcatgctggttatgacagaaaggtgtcagaacacacagtgcatcacagcttgctgcgtagctgcagaccagtcagagtgcccaagCTGACCCCCTGTCTACCACAGAATGTTCCTACAATGGGCACCTGAGCTTCAGAACTGGagcatggagcaatggaagaaggtggcctggtctgatgaatcacattttcttttacatcatgtggatggccaggtgtgtctgcgtcacttacctggggaagagatggcaccaggatgcactatgggaagaagtcAAGCTGGGGGAGTGCGGTGTTCTGAAGGAAACCTTTGgtcttggcattcatgtggatgttacattgacacgtaccacctaaaCAGTGTTACAGACCATGCACACCACTTCATGGCAAAGGCTAATGGCAGTGGCtgctttcagcaggataatgcaccctgctaCACGGCATGGTTtaaggaatggtttgaggaacaaagagttcaagctgttgacttggcctccaaattccccagatctcaatccgatccagcATCTGTGgcatgtgctggacaaacaagtctgatccatggaggcacATTCAGAGGTCATGTTGAGGCCATGCCTTGTTCAGTCAGAGCTCTTTtagcagcacaagggggacctacacaatattaggcaggcaGTTTTAAATGTTATGGGTGACTGGTGTATATTAGAAGTCAGTCAGTGTTTAAGTTCCAACTCTCAGATGTTCAGATCTTCCAGTAAATCCtgcattcattttattaattagaAATATAAATTTAGATTGTCATTATCACCACATGACCAGGTTTATTTCAAGTTCAAGTTGTTTTATCATCATTTAAACCCTGTACAGCTGTTACAGttcacagtgaaacgaaacaacgttcctccaggaccatggtgctacataaaacaacacactaaccaaaTGAGGCGACAcaaaactaaataagatctacagaTCTATTTGTAAATGATCACACATTTTCACTGAGATTGAAAGTCTTATCCAATTTGAAATGTTCTCATTTAGTCCTTATAATGTGTGATGtaatccatttcatttaaaattgtttatatcacagtgctgttgatttctggattgtgattggtcaggtgttgattaattttctctaatagcagctctgacagtagtgaaGATGAAAAGTAgtacttttgttgccagcggtttagacattaatggctgtgtgttgagttattttgaggggacagcaaatttacactgttacacaagctggacactcactactttacattgtagcaaagtgtcatttcttcagtgttgtcacatgaaaagatataatcaaatatttacaacaatgtgaggggtgtactcacttttgtgagatactgtatatttaccactgtatatatgtttcacTTGCTTTACCAGCAGTAGGGCTGCTGTTTCTGTTGGGAGTGGGGGcctttttgtctctgtttttgatTAGGGAGTTAGGGAAGTACatttgtatttctgttttttttttttaaatttattttattttagataaaCAATCTCTCTAAACCAAGaactcttttgtttattattttggccttggcccaccctgaagatatATCTGGTGTGTTCTATGTACAGTTGTATATACACTTCATTGAAAACTGTTTATCTGTCATTCCTGGCTTCTGTTATCCAGAGGTCTTTCACATTGAACTGTGAGATCAACCTAGACTGGGTTGTAACGTCATAGTCTGGTCTTGTGGAGTCGATTACatgatactttttaaaatggagggtgattttaataaatgcagtCCATGTGGATTCATATTCCAGGATTTCAGTCTATATAAAGTTTTGCTTTTCCTCTTTACATAAGAAATGGAAAATTCTGTAACGTGATCATTGTATTCTAGAGTGCAAAGTATGGCAGCCATGATAGCTCTAGTGAAGCTCTGCTGCCTGTACTTCATTAAAGGGtgtgggttttaaaaaaatatattttatttttagatccaGACATTGTGCTTTGGGTTTAATGAGAAATGGCAGTTTCCAGCCACAACCTGCAGTTCACCCTTTTCCTGTTCTGCATTCATGACTCACTGTGGTTTTATGTTTCAGGTGTGGTGAAGGGCATCAGGGACTGTGCAGTGCTGGATGCCTCTCATTTCTATCTGCTTGCTCTCGTTCTCATGCTTAAAGTTGGTGTCCTCAGAATGCATTTTCATACAAAAGTAATCTATTTCTTTGATGCATAATTTTGGATTTTAAATATCATACTAATCTAAATTAATAGGGTTTTTTGTGTATGAATGTATCTTCATTAACATctgcaaaacataaaaactgGTCATTTTAAATAGTTTGCTGCAGCGGTTGTGttggctgtttgtttggtttaataaaaaaaaaaaaatccaattttgCCAGGGTGGCCAAACAGTTGCGCGCATATATAAAATCTCTCAAATAAACATTCCTAATGCAATACATCCTGTCAACATAGTAGTGTAGTATTTATTCCTATGAACAAATAATCAGCACAGTTCAGCATCTGAAATAAAACCTTTTATTCCATCTGTCAAATTACTTCCATCATTAAAATAACTATTGAAATCTGCACTAGTGTAAGGTGTGAAGAGGCCTAACAGGCAGTGTAATGGAAAGAGCACCTTTCAGATTGTGATTGACCACACTTCTCTTGATTctcactggggggaaaaaccaTAACACGCTTCTGTGTCTGCTGATGTTAATAACCACAAATGCTGCACATGAAAATGCTGCACATTCATAAACAATAGCTGTTACTAACCCCTTTTCCATAAAAGTTGCAATAAATACTCTTGAAACTTAAACTGATaaaagtacaaagaaaagaTATTCAATGTTTTCACTGACCAACTTaattcaactggtagaggaggaggtgttggtctcatccatagtcaaaatctagccgtcacacaaaaacctaagcataaatttaattcttttgaaattctttataccagcataacttatgtagccacaaaaaataagtcaattcctctaattattatttacagacccccagggccatatactgaatttcttagtgaatttgcaggctttatctcaaacctggttgtgtctgtagataaagcattaatcgtctgtgattttaatattcattttgataacccagaagaccctctgagaacagcggttgtgtccatcttagattcagtagggattcATCAGAATGTAatcggacctactcataatggtggtcacactcttgacctcatactaacatatggactaagtatagaaaatattataatttttacgcagtctgaagttgtctcagtccattatcttatctcgttcataatacatattgatcataattttccacctcgcctcgctaccgcgtaaaacgtacctacacatcagctactgcaccgagcttcacaaataacctcgcagaaacatcaattagatttggatcaccgtctaatctgatagaactcgatcaggcgactaaaagcttggagtcaacactccactacacgctagatagagtgactccactcaaaagaaattaattagagagaaaaaactagcaccctggtataacgataaaacacgtaccttaaaacagacatctCTACAATTACAACGTAAAtagcgtcaaaccaaactggtaatatttcaaacagcatggaaggagagcctactgaactatagaaaatctcttagcgatgctaggaaagtatctctccaccttaataggagacaacaaaaacaattctagatttctattcaacacagtagcaaaattaactaggaataaaaccactacagagagaaacactcaatcattacatagcagtgaagatttcatgaaatttttcattggtaagattgaaaatattagacgtgaaattcaggctattaaattaaaaccagacagtactgtaacaaacccattacatgacaatgtagcaatatcagatcaatgtttagagtgttttgctccgcttagagagaccgaactagcttcattaatctcttcagccaattcatcaacttgcatactagatcccgtacctacatgtttgtttaaacagatttgtccaggagtaattgaaccacttttaaatataatcataaatataatcttccctaagcactggctatgtacctaaatcacttaaattagcagttattaaacccctgattaaaaaacctgatcttgacccgtctcaattgtccagctatagaccaatatcaaatctccccttcatctctaagattttagaaaaggttgtagcaaagcagttatgctcgtacttagataggaataacattcatgaaatgtatcagtcagggtttagacctcatcatagcacagagacagcgttagttaaagtagtaaatgaccttctactgacctacgatcagggttgtgtctcgctgcttgtgttactcgaccttagtgcagcttttgatactatagatcacactattctccttgatagattagaaaatgttgttggtattaagggaacagtcctctcctggctcaggtcttatctgaccgatcgatatcagtttgtagatgtaaatggagacttctccacgcataacGAGGTTAAATtaggtgttccacaaggttctgttttaggcccactgctttttactttataaatgctacctctaggtcaaattattcgtaaacatggaattagcttccactgttatgttgatgatacacagttgtatgtttcagcgaagccagaggacagacagaagcttagtaaagttgaggattgtgtaaaggacattagacgttgaatgttaactaacttccttttacttaattctgataagacagaagtacttgtactaggaccacatttagcgagaagtaatctttctgatctcacagtaactctggatggtctttctgtttcatcatgtgcagcagtaaaagaccttggagtgattattgactccagtctatcatttgatgctcatgtagataatattactaggatagccttctttcatctcagaaatatttctaagataagaaatatattgtcactacatgatgcagaaatattagttcatgctttcgtcacctctagactagattactgtaatgccatactgtctggatgttccagtaggagcataaacaaactccagttagtccagaatgcagctgctagagtcctaactagaaccagaagatacgaccatatcaccccgatcttatccacactgcattggctcccagtgaaatctcacattgattataaaatacttttactgacctataaagcactaaacggtctcgcgccacaatatctaagcgaccttttggttttctatgatccgccacgcctacttggatcaaaagatgcaggctatttgacggtacctcgaatagtgaaggctacagcagggggaagagctttcgcttatagagccccataattatggaacagtcttccaattagtgttcgggactcagacacagtctcagtgtttaagtctaggcttaaaacgtatttgtttactcaagcctaccctgactagactttctattatactaattcccaatcctaataatcttttctctccctctctccttctgtcgagccacacacgattttatggagatactagagatcctgatcctctctgatctccggacctgcctgatccgtttcggatgtcctacctctggatggagctctcatctactccaattccagattgctgggactacggctgcttctaaggccaaacagacttcatataaatccataatgaactttttcacactaactgttgttacccagatgaggatgggttcccttctgagtcgggttcctctcaaggttccttcctcttaacatcttagggagtttttcct
Proteins encoded in this region:
- the LOC128618012 gene encoding uncharacterized protein LOC128618012, which encodes MAKLLSTFLLQMLFGFFTPCLLEIASTDHLSVHPGENITLLCNITNYSEISWYRLRSEEVKLLISAEKSKLKKTFSLSYNVNESHFDITESSSSVSLVIIGVRETDLGFYFCGGRNRTTHIQFGKLIRLDFTADQHHETDRSDTQQSVGPALCGIIIIILSCVCVVFVSISIICSSLYCSTLQDKCSSTGDSNEKEVDLHVSDLTSVTYTSVS